A region from the Triticum urartu cultivar G1812 chromosome 1, Tu2.1, whole genome shotgun sequence genome encodes:
- the LOC125533223 gene encoding disease resistance protein RGA2-like, whose product MIHNSLQKLIANKNILIVLDDLWEDNNSHLEELMGLLKVEESGKVVVIVTTRYEVIAKKICTIQPHKLVPLTDDQCWNIIKEKSDFELRDDKEELHHIGQDIASKCRGVALAAQSLGHMLHSLSFDEWESVRNSDFWNLSDSEDTSLTHALASLKLSYSVMPSYLKICFAYCEIFPKGYKIVKDDLIHQWISLGFIKATNNLSTWQLGEKCIRQLLGLSFLEHSKSALTTGMDYENDRLFTMHDLVHDLARLVMVDEVHVASKQGNTGGGCCHFALLNDCSKPLESSKIRALRFMECDKSELHDAAFSSAKSMRVLDLSECSMHKFPDSIHVLKQLRYLSAPRIHDAEIPDSITKLSKLIYLNLHGSPKILALPKSIGEIEGLMYLDLAGCSRIEELPESFSRLKELVHLDLSNCYGVRGISVFLGSLTQLQYLNLSYCPNIGEIPEDLSGLSKLQYLNLSFSSYVQCCEEAEFLGAFTKLEYLNLSSDHSVLQKLPEALGRFIQLKYLNLSGCRDMTTLPMFPGSLKNLAHLDLSHCYSIYRLQEALVGLTNLRYLNLKDTCLKPQLEYDDTKYHRKRSCLLGSPLEKNHYGNYFQSLINHLGNNLSDLEHLDLSYNHSLESIPESICRMRKLHTLDLSECILLAKIPESIHTLGSLKFLYLKGCDLLSRIPHLGGSTVSLPYFVVRAGDDDESSSNLVLLQSTDPVELQISELENVKSPGEADRIKLVEKHSLKDLKLEWTRGVERFVYDKMLLKNLVPPSTLKKLEICGYNGVSFPAWLVGQLPNLVSLVLRDMANVEEWNTSYSSDEEHVIQILEIHGCPMLRMKRPLLKAKSWVISHSDNVLSSLDECTVSHASVSSSTSPITTVLSVKYCKGPHRWRLLQHFIGLSSLSIHNCGDLTGSPEITHHLSSLEALCLEDEHMEELPKWLGELASLQSLEIRWSNGVTEFNETMRQLTMLQSLNLSYCHNLSLPHWLGELTSLKELVVCSNDVLRSLPESIQQLTDLQKIKISNCPKLEHVVNESLEGMMKRTHNQETVCVLPASLKELTIHICHGIKSLPEGIHQLTNLKNLEIDECYYLYQWCKLEESKKLAHIQNKHGSSAQNFPESLEAATSILFYRTTTCFQTFRAHPVELGPHLLTLPKSRVLL is encoded by the exons ATGATCCATAATTCCCTTCAAAAGCTCATTGCCAATAAGAATATACTGATTGTTTTAGATGACCTATGGGAAGATAACAATTCTCATTTGGAAGAGTTGATGGGTTTGTTAAAGGTTGAAGAGAGTGGCAAGGTGGTTGTTATAGTTACCACACGCTATGAGGTCATTGCAAAGAAAATTTGTACAATTCAACCTCACAAATTAGTACCACTAACAGATGACCAGTGTTGGAATATCATAAAGGAAAAGAGTGACTTTGAATTGAGAGATGACAAAGAAGAGTTGCATCACATAGGCCAGGACATCGCAAGTAAGTGTCGAGGCGTGGCTTTAGCAGCGCAATCGCTTGGACACATGTTGCATTCTCTCTCCTTTGATGAATGGGAGTCGGTGAGAAACAGTGATTTCTGGAATTTATCTGATTCAGAAGATACAAGCTTGACACATGCGCTTGCATCATTGAAGTTAAGCTATAGTGTTATGCCTTCGTATTTGAAGATATGTTTTGCCTATTGTGAGATTTTCCCAAAAGGTTACAAGATAGTTAAAGATGACCTGATCCATCAGTGGATTTCTCTGGGTTTCATCAAGGCAACAAACAATTTATCCACTTGGCAGCTTGGTGAGAAATGCATTAGGCAACTTTTGGGCCTGTCCTTCCTTGAACATTCAAAGTCAGCACTG ACTACAGGAATGGATTATGAAAATGATAGATTGTTCACCATGCACGATTTGGTGCACGATCTAGCAAGATTGGTCATGGTCGATGAAGTACATGTTGCTAGCAAACAAGGCAACACAGGGGGAGGTTGCTGCCACTTTGCATTGCTAAATGATTGTTCCAAGCCATTGGAGTCATCCAAGATAAGGGCACTTCGTTTTATGGAGTGTGACAAAAGTGAACTTCATGACGCTGCCTTTTCATCTGCTAAGTCCATGCGTGTCTTGGACTTAAGCGAGTGCTCCATGCATAAATTTCCAGATTCTATTCACGTGTTGAAGCAGTTGAGATATCTTAGTGCTCCAAGAATCCATGATGCAGAGATTCCGGATAGTATCACCAAGCTTTCAAAATTAATTTATCTGAACCTTCATGGATCTCCTAAAATCTTAGCATTACCAAAGTCAATTGGAGAAATTGAGGGTCTAATGTATCTTGATTTGGCGGGTTGTTCAAGAATTGAAGAACTGCCTGAATCTTTTAGCAGGCTAAAAGAATTGGTGCATCTAGATTTATCAAATTGCTATGGTGTTCGAGGTATATCGGTGTTCCTAGGGAGCCTCACACAACTGCAGTATTTGAACTTATCATACTGCCCAAATATCGGAGAGATACCTGAAGATCTAAGTGGTCTATCCAAATTGCAGTATTTGAACTTATCATTCAGCTCATATGTTCAATGTTGCGAAGAAGCAGAATTTTTGGGGGCCTTTACCAAACTCGAGTACTTAAACTTATCTTCAGACCATTCTGTACTTCAAAAGCTCCCTGAAGCTTTGGGCAGATTCATTCAACTCAAGTACTTAAACTTATCTGGTTGTCGAGATATGACAACATTGCCAATGTTTCCTGGGAGTCTAAAAAATTTGGCGCATCTTGATTTATCACATTGTTATAGTATTTATCGTCTTCAAGAGGCTTTGGTGGGTCTTACCAATCTGAGATATTTGAACTTAAAAGATACATGTTTGAAACCACAACTAGAATATGATGATACCAAATATCATAGGAAGAGATCATGTTTACTTGGTTCACCATTGGAAAAAAATCATTATGGGAATTACTTTCAAAGTCTGATCAACCATTTAGGCAATAATCTTTCTGATCTAGAGCATTTGGACTTGTCTTATAATCATTCTCTTGAAAGCATACCTGAAAGTATTTGTCGCATGAGAAAGCTGCATACATTGGATCTTTCGGAATGCATACTTCTTGCAAAGATACCAGAAAGTATACACACACTTGGTAGTTTGAAGTTTCTTTATTTGAAGGGATGTGACCTTCTTTCCAGAATACCTCATCTTGGTGGTAGTACAGTATCATTACCATACTTTGTGGTGCGTGCTGGTGATGATGATGAATCTAGCAGCAACCTTGTCCTGCTACAATCCACAGATCCTGTTGAGCTGCAGATATCTGAACTTGAAAATGTGAAGTCCCCAGGAGAGGCAGATCGTATCAAATTAGTGGAAAAGCATAGCCTCAAGGACTTGAAATTGGAGTGGACTAGAGGTGTTGAGAGATTTGTCTATGACAAAATGTTGCTGAAAAATCTAGTGCCACCAAGCACATTGAAGAAATTGGAGATATGTGGTTACAATGGTGTCAGCTTTCCTGCGTGGCTGGTGGGCCAACTACCAAACCTAGTCTCGTTGGTTCTCAGAGATATGGCAAACGTGGAAGAGTGGAACACGTCATACTCAAGTGATGAGGAGCATGTGATTCAAATATTGGAAATACATGGTTGCCCCATGTTAAGGATGAAACGGCCTCTGCTTAAAGCTAAATCATGGGTGATATCACACAGTGATAATGTGTTATCATCACTGGATGAGTGCACTGTGTCACACGCCAGTGTTTCCTCCTCCACTTCTCCAATAACTACTGTGTTGTCAGTTAAATACTGTAAGGGGCCTCATCGGTGGAGGTTGCTTCAACACTTCATCGGACTATCTTCTTTGTCAATTCACAATTGTGGTGATCTAACCGGCTCACCAGAGATCACCCATCATCTATCGTCTTTGGAAGCACTATGCCTAGAAGACGAACACATGGAAGAACTGCCAAAATGGTTGGGTGAGCTCGCATCTCTACAAAGTCTGGAAATAAGGTGGAGCAATGGTGTAACAGAGTTTAATGAGACCATGAGGCAACTCACAATGCTGCAGTCACTAAACTTGTCCTATTGCCACAATTTATCACTGCCACATTGGTTAGGCGAACTAACCTCTCTCAAGGAACTTGTTGTGTGTTCCAATGATGTCTTGAGGTCTTTACCCGAAAGCATACAACAACTAACCGACCTTCAGAAAATAAAAATTAGCAACTGCCCTAAATTAGAGCATGTAGTTAATGAATCATTGGAGGGAATGATGAAGCGCACTCACAACCAAGAAACGGTATGCGTCCTGCCTGCCTCTCTCAAGGAACTTACTATCCATATATGTCATGGTATCAAGTCATTGCCTGAGGGCATACATCAACTCACCAACCTCAAAAACCTAGAGATTGATGAATGCTATTACCTTTATCAGTGGTGTAAACTAGAGGAGAGCAAGAAGCTTGCTCACATACAAAATAAG